The genomic DNA GATCTGTGAGAGGTCCTGGACTCCTTTGAGATGGGCGTGTGGCTGACAGCTTTATGCGAGTCCCCGTGCCTGCTGCTCCCCGGGCTGCCACAGCCTTTCTCCTTTTTGTCATCTCTACTGGCTCTGTGGCTGAATGAGGACCTGCTGGGTGACTCTCGGGCAATTTTGTCCCCCCTTGTTTTGTGGTGGCTTTCACCTGTCCTGCTGCGATGGGGACTCCTTCTGAGAGCCCTgtccttttcccttctttccctcccctccttgcAGGCTTCAGCACTGGCCTGGGTTGGCTCCCTTCCATGCTGTCCACTCAAGCTGCTCTTGCTCTGCCGGGTGGAGATGGGAGGTCCTGCTGCTGCATCTATGTCTGTTTCTGCAGCTGTCCTGCTGGTCAGTTCTATTCCTGCAATGGCCAGATTCATGCGGCCCTCTCGGGAAAGGCTCATGGATGTGCTGGAAACATGTTCTGAGGACTTGCCTGCAGCCCCTGCCACAGCCACCTTCGTGCTGTTTGGAGCCATGCTGGCAGTGCCTGCAAGGGCCATGTTGCTTTTGCTTCCTTCTGCACCGATGGTGGCTGCCCCAGCTATGGCTGCGCTCACCTGTCCAGGGGCAGAATTGGCTGCTGCCACACTCAAGACACCTGCTACGGTGCCTGTTGCTGCCCCTGCAGatgcccctgctgctgctgcctctttAATCGCCCCTGTTGCTGGCTCCTCAGTAAGCTCTGTAGATGTTTTGGGGATGGATACATTCAGCACGTTAGTGGGTTTGTGAAAGTCATGTTGGAGTCCCTCCTCTCCAGCATAAGCAGCAGAGGTGGCCCCACACACCTCAGAGACCATGTGGAGGCTCCGGATGCTGGCCTGGTCCTGATCCCCCTTTCCTTGAAGATTCACAGCTCCCAGGCTTCTCCTGTCTTTCTGAAACACAGGCATCCACATCATGTCTTCAGCTGGAATGCCACAGGTACTGCTGTTACTCTCCATGGGTGGCCACAAGACGTAAATTAGTTTTTCCCAATAGGCAAAGAGATCTTCCCGTGTGTCGAGAGCGGGACACAATTGCAGATAGCAAGATCTGCCAGTGGCAAACTTCAGGCGCAGCTGTTGTTTCTCATGGTCTTGAACAGAGATCCATACAAACTTCAGGGGGAGGAGCCTGGTGAGCTCTAAGTTCTTTGCtgccttgcatttttttctcttggtggCCTGGCCATGTCCAACATACTCTTTGCAGCTGGTGGCCGGTCGCGCTAGCAGCATGACATCTGGGAGTGGGAGGATGGGGCTGGTGCGTGCAATGCCCATGGTCACCATACGGACACGGTTGTGCACATCAATCACTTCTCCCCTTTTGGTGATCTGGATAAAGTCGCTCTCAAATATCGGTGCATACTTGAATATATCGTACTCCCCCTTGTACAGTTGTTGCTGCAGTTTCCCCATGGTGGTGTTGAACATGCCCATGCTGGAGCCACTCTGGGCCGTATAATACGGCAGCAGAGAATCACCATTCATGGTCGTCTTTCAGCACAACGGCAGCACTGGTGAGGCAGGTCTCTGGGTCTTCCTTGGCCTCGGTGGCAGATGAGGGACCAGTGGTGCTCCTGGGTCACAAAGATGTCTCTGCAGCTGGTCTCTcaatcccaccccaccccacaggcCCCCGCTGTTGCCTCAGAGCCTCCCAGAggccggggtgggggtgggagcacGGATGATTGCTGTGGGGGGTGCTGTAGGGTGCCTGGACTCCAGACTCTTCCAAGACGTAGAGATGCAGTGTGGGCTCCAGAGAGGTTTTCTTCTGGGTCTAACCCCCTGACCTACACCTCTGATTTTTTTAACTACAGTTTGTAGTCTCTGTCCCTAAGAGTCTACAAACTGTAGGCCTAGTGACAGGAAGTGACCACCCTCTCTGCCTAAACCCCCTGTGCAGCCATATTTATCTTCTGCTTCCCTTTGTGACCTGTTGCTGTCACATACCCCTTTGTTCTCATCCCCCAGGCCGGGGCCACAATCCCCTCACTAATAACTCCATTGCCCCCATAGAGGACAGCCCCACCCTGCCAGGTACTCAAGTGGGcgccaaaataaaaatttttcaaatgagaaaatgttgtATGGTTGCTTCCCCTGCCTCACCCCCAATTCAAAAGATTTAGCAACTAGGCAGGGTCTATAGGAACGCAAGATGATGGGATAAATTTGAACCATTCGAGTACacggtttaaattttttttttaacctagaatTCGCAGTCTTGGTTCTTAGCTCACTCTTCCATAAAATCTCAGTTCATGCTGACAATGGAAATCTTTAGTAATAACCTCAACCTTTAATAATAACATGAGAGATTGCTTCTTCCAGGCGCCATACTATGTATCAAACTCTATTGCAGTTTGATACTATTGCAACTCTTCTCATCTTACAGGTAAAAAAACTGAAGTTGTGTAACTTACCTACATTCATAGAACTTGTAGGCAGTGGAGGTATTATTTGAATACAGGTCTTTCTGCTTTTAAAGTCTTCCTTCTGAACCACTACAGAACTTACAAAAAAAGCTTGGGCAAGCCAAATAAGTTGcataattctgtgtgtgtgtgtgtgtgtgtgtgtgtgtgtgtctgtgtgtctgtgtgtatgcatgcatgttaTGGAGAATCCAGGACAACCACTTCAGAAAGGGGCTGGGCTGAGTTGGGGATTAAATTATCCAGGGGGCCACCTCTATGCCTCTCCTCCATCATGTTTATACCAACATCCTGTGTCAGGGAGCCCAAATATTTTCTCAAGGTCCCCAGTGTTTGCCCTGTGCCTCTTCTTACCCCCTACCCTGTGAAATGCCAGGAGAAGAGGGTAGGATGGAAAGTGTGAGCTTACATTCCAGGATCCTCTCAAAGGCCCTCCTCTACTAACCTCTCTACTATGCAGAGGTAGTTTGGAAGCCATTTACATCCATGGGGAACAGATGCCACTATACCTCCTGCCTTGCCATGCCCACAGAGCGAGCCCAGGAATAAGTAATTTCCAAGCTGTTACCTGGAAGTTCTGAGAAGGAGCTCCTGCTTCCAACTCTCTTTTCTCCCAGCTTGACATTAGGCCTGAAATCCTACCTTAGAGATTCAGTCCTTGAAGATAAAGGCTAGCTCTTTCTTAACATACACACAcctgtctatcaactgatgaatggataaacaaaaagtatagtatccatacaacagaatactattcagccacaaagaGAAATAAGGTACTATTACATAATACGCTAGGCTGacacttgaaaacattatgctaagtgaaagaagccagccgtGTTGTGcgaaaggccacatattgtatgattctatttacataaaatatccaGTGCAGGCAAGTCCATAGAAACAGAagatagattagtggttgccagaggctggaagGGGAATGAAGAGTGACTCCTTAATGGGTACAGGACTTCCTTTGGGGacaatgaaaaagttctggaactagatagtaGTGGTTACACtgcattgtgaatgtacttaatgtcactgaattgtacacttcaaaatattacaatggcaaattttttgtatatcttacca from Nomascus leucogenys isolate Asia chromosome 5, Asia_NLE_v1, whole genome shotgun sequence includes the following:
- the FAM71A gene encoding protein FAM71A → MNGDSLLPYYTAQSGSSMGMFNTTMGKLQQQLYKGEYDIFKYAPIFESDFIQITKRGEVIDVHNRVRMVTMGIARTSPILPLPDVMLLARPATSCKEYVGHGQATKRKKCKAAKNLELTRLLPLKFVWISVQDHEKQQLRLKFATGRSCYLQLCPALDTREDLFAYWEKLIYVLWPPMESNSSTCGIPAEDMMWMPVFQKDRRSLGAVNLQGKGDQDQASIRSLHMVSEVCGATSAAYAGEEGLQHDFHKPTNVLNVSIPKTSTELTEEPATGAIKEAAAAGASAGAATGTVAGVLSVAAANSAPGQVSAAIAGAATIGAEGSKSNMALAGTASMAPNSTKVAVAGAAGKSSEHVSSTSMSLSREGRMNLAIAGIELTSRTAAETDIDAAAGPPISTRQSKSSLSGQHGREPTQASAEACKEGRERREKDRALRRSPHRSRTGESHHKTRGDKIARESPSRSSFSHRASRDDKKEKGCGSPGSSRHGDSHKAVSHTPISKESRTSHRSGRSLSTTSSGSSKRLGRISSFLRNVRANLTTKAVGTPHGRDVDIMAKMVERSTNMAIAETAEGGQGLEMVGSMTPDIMETVTFEAH